Proteins from a genomic interval of Blastocatellia bacterium:
- a CDS encoding RNA methyltransferase — protein MKNEIIESDFDFRPLETAPVLAKAKKLQNNRIYRDKKALFFAEGVRNFVQAVDQGFSIDTLIYSEKLLISPMARKLVRHLKRAGVSFTRLSPEQFRSISQTERASGVAAIFRQHTQKLSEIKPGGHTCWIVLSEIRSPGNLGTLIRTSAAIGASGFILLGNSIDPFDPNVVRASMGAIFKQNIARASPDELRTWIDLHKLQAIGAAPTGSLNYNQVAYIHPTILMLGNERSGLTKDQESMCQKIVRIPMATGMDSLNVAIAGSLLLYEVFRSLELPC, from the coding sequence ATGAAAAATGAAATTATTGAAAGTGATTTTGATTTCCGTCCGCTAGAAACTGCACCTGTCTTAGCAAAAGCTAAAAAACTTCAAAATAACCGTATTTATCGAGATAAAAAAGCTTTATTTTTTGCCGAAGGTGTTCGTAACTTTGTCCAAGCTGTCGATCAGGGTTTTTCTATAGACACTTTAATCTACAGCGAAAAACTTTTAATCTCTCCAATGGCAAGAAAACTTGTGCGACACTTAAAACGTGCTGGTGTTTCCTTTACTCGCCTTTCCCCAGAACAATTTAGAAGCATCTCACAAACTGAACGTGCATCAGGTGTAGCAGCGATTTTTCGCCAACATACACAAAAACTTAGTGAAATAAAGCCTGGCGGACATACTTGTTGGATTGTGTTAAGTGAAATTCGCTCACCAGGCAATTTAGGAACGCTTATTAGAACTTCTGCGGCTATTGGGGCTTCAGGCTTTATTTTGCTTGGTAACTCTATAGATCCATTTGATCCAAATGTTGTTAGAGCGTCAATGGGAGCTATATTTAAGCAAAATATCGCTAGAGCTTCACCTGATGAACTACGCACTTGGATAGATTTACATAAATTACAAGCCATAGGTGCTGCTCCAACTGGGTCATTGAACTACAACCAAGTTGCCTACATCCATCCTACAATCTTAATGTTAGGAAATGAGCGTTCAGGTTTAACCAAAGATCAAGAATCAATGTGTCAAAAAATTGTTCGCATCCCAATGGCAACCGGTATGGATTCGTTAAACGTTGCCATAGCTGGTAGTCTACTACTTTATGAAGTGTTTAGATCCCTTGAGCTACCTTGTTAA
- a CDS encoding M20 family metallopeptidase: protein MKELLAEAERKLPQMIEDLKTLVEIESPSDAPEAVNNLAKYLSQRLEKLGAKPQQIAVENGGNVVNARYGGEGQAVMVLGHMDTVWPLGTLAQRPVRIEGDKLFGPGSFDMKAGLVVALHTLELLQSLDKKPKHPILFFFSSLEETDCEPYQPFLEKQALTCDYVLDLEPAWPGGSVKTERKGCANYLLNIRGRAAHAGADPRKGISAITELAHQIQVLNSLTNYDQGTTVNVGVVRGGIRPNVVADQAIAEIDVRFCRLTDGQAIDAAIKSLKPHLAGAELEITGKIGMPPLERTEKVISLYQKAQNIALQLGFELGEVSTGGVSEACITSALGVPTLDGLGADGDGAHAEYEHVLLPSMATRTALLAGLLLEL from the coding sequence GTGAAAGAATTATTAGCCGAGGCAGAAAGAAAATTGCCTCAAATGATTGAAGACCTAAAAACTTTAGTAGAAATTGAGTCCCCTTCTGATGCTCCTGAGGCAGTTAATAATCTAGCTAAATACTTAAGCCAAAGACTTGAAAAACTAGGAGCAAAACCTCAGCAAATAGCTGTTGAAAACGGTGGAAATGTTGTAAATGCTCGTTATGGTGGCGAAGGTCAGGCCGTAATGGTGCTAGGTCATATGGATACGGTTTGGCCGCTTGGTACATTGGCTCAACGTCCAGTAAGAATTGAAGGTGACAAGCTTTTTGGCCCTGGCAGTTTTGATATGAAAGCTGGTTTAGTTGTTGCATTACATACACTTGAACTACTACAAAGCTTAGATAAAAAGCCTAAACACCCAATCTTATTTTTCTTTAGCTCACTAGAAGAAACAGACTGCGAGCCTTATCAACCATTTTTAGAAAAACAAGCTCTTACTTGTGATTATGTTTTAGATTTAGAACCTGCCTGGCCCGGTGGATCAGTAAAAACTGAGCGTAAAGGTTGTGCTAATTATCTCTTAAATATTCGTGGTCGTGCGGCTCATGCTGGAGCAGACCCTAGAAAAGGAATCAGCGCGATTACAGAACTAGCTCATCAAATTCAAGTCTTAAACAGCTTAACTAATTATGACCAAGGAACTACAGTTAATGTAGGTGTTGTTCGTGGCGGAATCCGCCCTAATGTAGTTGCTGATCAAGCTATAGCAGAAATAGATGTCCGTTTTTGTCGTTTAACCGATGGTCAAGCCATAGATGCAGCTATTAAATCCCTCAAACCACATCTTGCAGGAGCAGAACTAGAAATCACTGGTAAAATCGGTATGCCTCCGCTTGAGCGCACAGAAAAAGTAATTTCTCTTTACCAAAAAGCTCAAAATATCGCTTTACAGCTAGGTTTTGAATTAGGGGAAGTTTCTACAGGTGGAGTAAGTGAAGCTTGCATCACATCAGCTTTAGGTGTGCCAACGCTAGATGGCTTAGGTGCTGATGGCGATGGAGCGCATGCTGAATATGAACACGTCTTGCTGCCTTCAATGGCAACCCGCACAGCTTTACTAGCAGGATTATTATTAGAACTGTGA
- a CDS encoding lysophospholipid acyltransferase family protein, with the protein MFGAWELSAFAHAVYGHPHNILVRQIDNPYIDKLVDYYRGCSGNKAIDKNNSVRAILSALKRGEAVGILIDLNTVRNQGVFCDFFGIPACSTTGLATLALRTKAAVVPGFLLWDEKLGKHKLHFEPEVELIVTGDQKEDIYQNTAQFNKVVEKIVRLYPDQWMWVHRRWKTRPEGEPSLY; encoded by the coding sequence ATGTTTGGAGCATGGGAGCTTTCAGCCTTTGCTCATGCGGTATATGGACATCCTCATAATATTTTAGTTAGACAAATTGATAACCCTTACATTGACAAACTGGTAGATTATTACCGGGGCTGTAGTGGAAATAAAGCTATTGATAAAAATAATTCTGTTCGAGCAATTCTTTCTGCCTTAAAACGAGGTGAAGCTGTAGGAATTTTGATTGACCTAAACACGGTGCGAAATCAAGGTGTTTTTTGTGATTTTTTTGGTATTCCTGCTTGTTCTACTACAGGACTTGCTACCCTAGCACTACGAACTAAAGCGGCTGTAGTGCCAGGATTTCTACTTTGGGATGAAAAATTAGGTAAACATAAACTTCACTTTGAACCAGAAGTAGAGTTAATTGTTACTGGAGATCAAAAAGAAGATATTTATCAAAACACTGCTCAATTTAATAAAGTAGTGGAAAAGATTGTCCGGCTTTATCCTGATCAATGGATGTGGGTACATCGTCGCTGGAAAACCCGCCCAGAAGGTGAACCAAGCCTTTATTAA
- a CDS encoding phosphomannose isomerase type II C-terminal cupin domain, whose product MVKLNSKIISVSKRNKLTAATISYNSLASITEERPWGSFTVLEEGENYKVKRFIVLPNRRLSLQYHHFRSEHWTIVAGKALVTCDEQELVLNAGETVFIPIKAVHRIKNIGVEPVIVIEVQCGSYVGEDDIVRLADDYDRTTK is encoded by the coding sequence ATGGTAAAACTTAATTCTAAAATAATTTCGGTGAGCAAGAGGAATAAATTGACAGCAGCTACTATTAGTTATAATTCTTTAGCTTCTATTACAGAAGAAAGACCATGGGGCAGTTTTACTGTATTAGAAGAAGGCGAAAACTATAAAGTTAAACGGTTTATAGTTTTACCTAACCGCCGTCTTAGTTTGCAATATCATCATTTTCGCTCAGAACATTGGACAATTGTTGCTGGCAAAGCTTTAGTTACTTGTGATGAACAAGAGCTTGTTTTGAATGCAGGAGAAACAGTTTTTATTCCTATAAAGGCAGTCCATAGAATAAAAAATATTGGTGTAGAACCTGTTATTGTTATTGAAGTGCAATGTGGTTCTTATGTAGGTGAAGATGATATTGTGCGTTTAGCTGATGATTACGACCGGACTACGAAATAA
- a CDS encoding c-type cytochrome gives MKTIKLYFLAGFVCVSLLLQSWPTQASDFQSKTRRQTPIKSKKKAANPTVNADTSTDELNEEKTKKAVKNWVYLCAPCHTVQATGTENGPPLLGVKAKRKFTLVQLKRIFAKPEDHGLSEAIPAFRKLNQAEREELAIWFSKLTKPEDIVVTTDLPNPPPFIFVQNCAGCHAPDATGNIGPNLHNVINRRNRETILKLINDPASVGITSNIMPTFSELSEEEQKEIVDWLCSLATK, from the coding sequence ATGAAAACAATTAAGCTTTACTTTTTAGCTGGTTTTGTTTGTGTAAGCCTACTTTTACAAAGTTGGCCTACACAAGCAAGTGATTTCCAAAGTAAAACTCGTCGACAAACACCTATAAAATCTAAAAAAAAGGCTGCTAATCCAACTGTTAATGCTGATACAAGTACAGATGAACTTAATGAAGAAAAAACTAAAAAAGCTGTAAAAAATTGGGTCTATCTTTGCGCCCCTTGTCATACTGTCCAAGCAACTGGTACAGAAAACGGCCCACCACTACTTGGAGTAAAAGCAAAAAGAAAATTTACATTAGTGCAATTAAAAAGGATCTTTGCTAAACCAGAAGACCATGGACTCTCAGAAGCAATCCCAGCTTTTCGCAAATTAAATCAAGCAGAAAGAGAAGAATTAGCAATTTGGTTTTCTAAACTTACTAAACCAGAAGATATTGTAGTAACAACTGACTTACCTAACCCACCACCATTTATTTTTGTTCAAAATTGTGCTGGCTGTCACGCTCCAGACGCTACAGGTAATATTGGGCCAAATTTACATAATGTTATTAATCGACGAAATCGAGAAACTATCTTAAAACTAATAAATGACCCTGCTAGCGTAGGAATTACTTCTAATATTATGCCAACCTTTTCTGAACTTTCTGAAGAAGAACAAAAGGAAATTGTAGATTGGCTATGCAGTTTAGCTACTAAGTAA
- a CDS encoding ArsA family ATPase: MRIIIYTGKGGVGKTSVAAAAALRAASLGHRTLILSTDAAHSLGDVFDQELSHEAKEIMPNLWAMEANVYSDLEDNWGTVRAHIARLVALQGMDQVLADEAAILPGMDELFSLARIKELSETNCYDCIIVDAAPTGETLRLLALPQTLSWSVKLLRRADHYIIKPIVRPLAKLSPGIEEMLTPEEVITALENMLKKLQAMKKLLSDTSKTTVRLVMNPEKMVIKESKRALTYLNMYGLLVDSVVVNRVLAPDSGYLEGWRAVQKRYLDEIQIDFAPLPIQQAAQYSTEVIGYEGLNKLATDLYSDSDPTKIMFEGCVFEITKDQQIYQMRVRLPMLDRSKMRIRNTGSELVLQLENQRRIISLPAAMIGYRPVKANYEKDYLLIQFSKPDKKADTPDSSKLEEIKEQEDLESVYELATKLQSSKLVS; encoded by the coding sequence ATGAGAATAATTATTTATACTGGCAAAGGTGGAGTAGGTAAAACTTCTGTTGCTGCTGCTGCTGCTTTGCGTGCTGCTAGTTTAGGGCATCGAACTTTAATTTTAAGCACAGATGCTGCTCATAGTTTAGGGGATGTTTTTGACCAAGAGCTAAGTCATGAAGCAAAGGAAATTATGCCTAATCTGTGGGCAATGGAGGCTAATGTTTATAGTGATTTAGAAGATAACTGGGGGACGGTACGCGCCCATATTGCTAGGCTAGTAGCACTTCAAGGTATGGATCAAGTGCTTGCAGATGAGGCTGCAATCTTGCCTGGAATGGATGAGCTATTTAGTTTGGCACGTATCAAAGAACTTAGTGAAACAAATTGCTATGACTGTATTATTGTTGATGCTGCACCTACTGGAGAAACCTTACGTTTACTTGCATTGCCACAAACCTTATCTTGGAGTGTAAAACTACTTAGACGTGCAGATCATTATATTATTAAGCCAATTGTTAGGCCACTAGCAAAACTTTCGCCAGGTATTGAGGAAATGCTTACTCCAGAAGAAGTAATAACCGCCCTGGAAAATATGTTAAAAAAGCTGCAAGCTATGAAAAAACTTTTGTCAGATACTAGTAAGACTACGGTTAGATTAGTGATGAATCCAGAAAAAATGGTAATCAAAGAGTCAAAACGCGCTCTTACTTACTTAAATATGTATGGCTTGCTAGTGGATTCAGTTGTTGTTAACCGTGTGCTTGCTCCTGATAGCGGTTATTTAGAAGGCTGGCGAGCAGTTCAGAAACGTTACTTAGATGAAATTCAAATAGATTTTGCTCCTCTTCCAATACAACAAGCAGCACAATATTCAACAGAAGTTATTGGGTATGAAGGATTAAACAAACTTGCAACAGATCTTTATAGTGATTCTGACCCAACCAAAATAATGTTTGAAGGTTGTGTTTTTGAAATTACCAAAGATCAACAAATTTACCAAATGCGGGTACGACTGCCAATGCTAGATAGGTCAAAAATGCGAATCCGTAACACAGGGAGCGAGTTAGTTTTACAGCTAGAAAACCAGCGTAGAATTATTAGTTTACCTGCTGCAATGATTGGATATCGACCAGTAAAAGCAAATTATGAAAAGGATTATTTACTCATACAATTTTCTAAACCTGATAAAAAGGCTGACACACCAGATTCATCAAAATTAGAAGAAATAAAAGAACAAGAAGATTTAGAATCAGTTTATGAATTGGCTACTAAGTTACAGAGTAGTAAGTTAGTTTCTTAA
- a CDS encoding OsmC family protein — protein MVTVTVKSLSGLKNQIQAGGHTIIADEPVNAGGEDEGPDPYSLLLSALGACTSMTLQLYAQRKGWPLEEIEIVLVHSKQYVSDCQDCETKIGKVDEIRRRIYLKGNLTEEQQNKLLEIASKCPIHRTLTGEIKIRDTLV, from the coding sequence ATGGTTACAGTAACAGTAAAATCCTTAAGTGGATTGAAAAATCAAATTCAAGCAGGAGGACACACTATAATTGCTGATGAGCCAGTAAATGCAGGTGGTGAGGATGAAGGGCCAGATCCATATAGTCTGTTACTTTCTGCTCTAGGTGCTTGTACTTCAATGACACTACAGCTTTATGCACAACGAAAAGGTTGGCCGTTAGAAGAGATAGAAATAGTATTAGTACATAGTAAACAATATGTGTCAGATTGTCAGGACTGCGAAACTAAAATAGGAAAAGTGGATGAAATCCGCCGACGTATTTACTTAAAAGGCAATTTGACCGAGGAACAACAAAATAAATTACTAGAAATTGCTAGCAAATGCCCTATACATCGTACTTTAACAGGAGAAATAAAAATTCGAGATACCTTAGTCTGA